The DNA segment ATATTACGATTAACAACTGAATTTCAGATAGTTAAAAACCGAACTCAGGTTATTATTAACCTTTTGGTCTATATAATTGGGATAAAAAATGCTTATCATTTAATGAAAACAGTCATTTTTAATAGACACAAGAGATCTATAAAAACATCAATAAACTAACGGCCATCACTATCATTCCAGCGACTAATCCATAAATACTTAAGTGATGTTCACCATATTCTCTAGCTGAGGGCAAGAGCTCATCCAAGGAAATAAAGACCATAACTCCGGCTACTCCTGCAAATAGAATTCCAAATACGGAAGCACTCATAAATGGCATGAGAATAGCAAAACCTATTAGAGCTCCAACAGGTTCGGATAAACCAGAAAGGAAAGAATACCAAAAGGCTTTACGCTTGTTTCCAGTGGCATAATAGATCGGAACAGCAACCGCAATTCCTTCCGGAATATTATGTATAGCTATAGCTATGGCAATAGGGATACCTAATTGTGGATCTCTTAGGGCAGCAGTAAAAGTGGCCAAACCCTCAGGGAAATTATGAATACCAATAGCTAAAGCGGTATAAATACCAGTTCGCATCAACTTATCGCTGTCTTGTAAGTTTTTTCCTGTTTTTAGATCTTCCACATTTCGAATTTCGTGTGGATTCTCAATATTGGGAATAAACTTATCGATGATGGCAATCAGAGCCATTCCTCCAAAGAAAGATAATACTGTCACCCAATTTCCTGCAACGATACCTATATCTGCAACTAATTCTTCACGAGCTTTAGGGAATATTTCAACAAAAGAAACATATATCATCACGCCAGCTGAAAAACCTAAGGATACAGTTAAAAATGCTGTATTGGTTCGTTTAGCAACTAAAGATATTATACTACCTATTCCGGTCGATAACCCAGCAAATAAAGTGAGAGAAAAGGCAAATAATATTGCGTTCCAGTCCATTTTAAGTTTTAATTTGCGCAAAAATAATGAATAATAAAGCACGGATATCATTTTTCCCATTAATATCACTATTAATCCCAATGATAGTCACCTTTCTAAGGCTCTTGTAATTTTATTTTTTCAATAGCAAAGCTTTTCGAATGCTTTTTTAACTTTGTTGTTTTAAAACCAGCCTATGTCAGTAGATATTATTAAAGTAAGTAGCAAATCGGATTATAAGGCCTTTGCCAAATTACCTTTCGAGATTTATAAAGGAAATGCATATTGGGTTCCTCCTATTATCAAAGATGAAATCAAATCCCTCAATCCTCTAGAAAATCCAGCTATGGATTACTGTGACAGCCAGTTTTGGTTGGCAAAAAAAGAGGGTAAAGTGGTGGGTAGAATTGGTGCCATCATTAATAAAAAATACAATGAAAAGCTAAACGAGAAATTGGGAAGGTTTAGTCGTTTGGAGTTTTATGATGATGCTGAAGTTTTTCAGGCCTTAATGGATACTGCCGTAAATTGGTTGAAAGAAAGAGGTATGAACAAAGCCCATGGCCCTCTTGGTTTCTCTAATCTTGATACTCAAGGAATGTTGATTGAAGGATTTGATCATTTGGCTTCGGTGGCTTCAGTATACCATATGCCTTATTACCAAACTCACCTTGACAAATATGGTTTTAGAAAAGAAAACGATTGGGTAGAGTTTCGTTTAACTCTGGGTGAAAGAGCTAGACAAAAAGGGATTAGAGGAAGTCAATTGATTAAAAAACGTTATGGGTTTGAAGTGGTGAGGTTTGAAAAGACCGACGAGCTCAAGCCTTACGTAAAAGATATCTTTGCTATTTTAAATGATGCTTTTGATAAGCTTCCCTATGTGACTCCTTTCAATGAGAAGATGATCGATTTGTATGCTGAGAAGTACTTCAAGGTTATCAATCCGAAATATGTAGCAATGGTTAAAAAAGAGGAACGGATCGTTGGTTTTGTGGTAGCTGTTCCTTCTTTAAGTGAAGCCATGCAAAAAGCCAATGGAAAATTATTTCCTCTTGGATTTACACATGTGCTTAAAGCCATGAAAAACCCTAAGGTATTGGATTTTTTCCTCACTGGTGTGGTTCCAGAATATGATAATGCAGGCGTAGCGGTTATTCTGTTTTCTGAAATTCAAGATGAGATGCTAGGTGCTGGTATTGACCAAATGGAGACCACTGGAATATTCGAAACCAATCATAATGTAATTAGTAATTGGAAGAATTACGAGCATATTCAGCACAAACGTCGCCGTTGTTATATTAAAGAAATTTAACCTAACAACCTATACCCAATTTATAACTTCGCTTTTTTACCCTTATTCTTGTAATACTTTAAGCCTTCTTCGGTGGCAATGCTACTGATTAAATTGTCGAACATAAATTCATAGAGGGTATCAAAGGAGAATTTTTCTGGTGGAAAGAAATCTTCATTGTGAATATCCCACAGTCGGCTGATATAGAGCCGAGAAATCAATTCAATACTCAAATCGGATCGATACATACCTTGGCTGATTCCCTTGGTCAGGTTGATACGAATTTTTTCGAAAATAAAGTCGGTTCTAGATTGAAAATGCTCCTCGTAAATATCTGGGAAATGCTTCCTAATATCCGAAGAATAGGATGGAGTAATATAATCATACTTGTCGGATAGTTGCTTACCCACAAACATCATGATATCTATGGCATTTACACCTTCAAAATCGTTCTCTTGAAAGATCTCAATAAAGGCATGACGCTCAAATTCTAATAATTTGGTAATTAATTCCTTATCGTCTTTAAAATGTTTTTTTAGTTCCTCAATTGATAATCCAGATTTATCAGATACATTTTTTAGCTTTAAACTCTTCACTCCGTCTTTTATCAGTATCGTTCTGACAATCTTTAAAATATCAATTAAATCACGTTTCATAAACTGTACTTTAGTTTTCAATGATGGTGGTTTTCAAGCCACAGATTCTACTCAGACCACCATATGATGGCTGAACAATTAAATTCTCAATCTATTTGTAACAATATAGCCTACAAAGATAATATTATAATCAAAAGTTCAAATAATATCTTGTATGACCAATAATTACGGGTGTTTTACCTATTTTTCCTCTTCAAAAAAAACATAGGTTATACAACTTTTTTTATCCAAAACAGAAACTGATTAGCAACAACATACTCGTTTTATTAATCTAACACCATTACAAAACATGAAATCATTCTAAATATTATCATCTTGGTAAAAAACTATAAAACTACATATTATGATTACGAAAAAAGTATCATACTCTACAATAATGAAGAAAAGAGAGCAGGACAAACGCATACTTTGTTAAAAAGCTATTTTTAGATGAAAATAGTTTAATCTATAGGTATAATGCTGGCGCGGAAATGTTTTCCGTGGGAAAATATTAACATTAAGGAATGTATTTAAATCACACCAAATCCGCGTTAGCTTTGTTAAAAATAATTAGAAAAATTAAAGTACGCGTTTGCCCTGGAAAAGAGAGGCCTACCGAAAATACACCTTTCAGCAGACCTCTTTGATATAAAGGTAAAAAAAACTATTTCAGCAATAGCATCTTCTTTTCTAGCTTATGATTTCCAGAAACCAAAGAGAAATAATAAACTCCTGAACTCAAATTATAATCGTAAGCGTTGAAATGATAGGTGTATTTACCTCTATTCATTTGCTCATGATTTACTAGAACAGAGACTGCTCTTCCATACATATCATAAACAGCAAGGGTAACCTCCTCAGAACTTCTTAATTTAAAAGAAATATAAGTGCTTTCATCAAAGGGATTTGGACTGTTTTGCTGCAAACTGAAAGGAATGGTTTCCAACTCTTCTTCCCCAATAATATGTTCGTTGACCAATGCAGTCATTATCTTTGGCGAACTTCCTTCTAGGCGAGTCCAGATGGGGCGAACCATATTATTATGGGCAGAGATATTATTATAATCGCCAAAGAAAGTACTAGAGTAAGGAAGAAATGGAGTCTCACTAATCTTAAAATTCAAGAAACTCTCTCCTCCATCGGTACTAACAGCCATATAAACATCTGTGTTTGAATCTTCATAAGCTCGTCTGTCATAGAAAACAAACCAAATATATCCCGTTACCTGATCTACAGTCATCCAAGTAAAGAATTGTTGTTTCCCTGGTGGATCATCATTAACTCTTTTGCGTTCTCCCCATGTCTCACCACCATCAGTAGATTTGATGAACCAAACATCAGTATCATCGGCACCATTTCTTTGATCGCTCCAGTTGATATAAATATCACCATTATATTCTGTTTCAGAAAGGTTGCAGCAAGTGATGGGGAGTCCATTACATCGGCTAATTCCGGGGATATCAAAGGCCCAACCTGGCCCCGGAATATCAGAAACATAGATGTCCTCCTCCAACCAAGTTTCTCCTTGATCTAAGGACTTATCAAAAACCAATCCTGCTGGTCCTGCCCAACTCACATATATTTCTCCATTAGGTCCAACTGCAGGAACAGCACCTTCTGTAGTGTTTCCTTCATCAACACAATCCCCTGAGATTTGATTTATCTGTATGGCATCGGTCCAAGATTCTCCATTATCAGTTGATTTCGAGAACAATATATTCGAAAAATCTAAAGGATTACTGGTTCCATAATTATCAAACTGCGTCCATGTCACATAAATATTATTATTAGTATAGTCGACTACTGCCCAATGTTTATCCTGTGCTTTACTTCCATTTAATCCCATATAATTTCCATCGGTCCAGGTGAGTCCTCCATCAGTTGACTTCTGACATACAATTCTATCAATCCAGCTGCCATTACTAGGATTCGAAAGGTGGAAATAATAATAATCTCCATTGCCATCCACTATCAAACATGGGTCACCCCATACGCCATGACTAGAGTTTAAGGAACCACCACTCCAATTGGCTCCTCCATCATTAGAAACATAGTATTTATCGATTATAGCGCCTGCTACCAGATGATCTGGATTATTCGGATCTACAAATATAGAAGGCTCGCTAAGGCCATTTCCTTGTGCAATAATAACATTGGAATGTTGCGCATTAACTTGCCAAACTAGGCCTAATAATAAAAAAAGTATGAAAATTCGTTTCATGGTGTGTATGTTAAAATTTGAGGTAAAGATAAGAATACTATGGTAAACGAACTTAGTGGATTTAAAGTAGGGTAAAACACTTAAGTTAGGTTCGGGTATTTTCTTAATCTTATTACTCTTTTGGGGTGGGGTAAATATTATAGAAGGAAATCCTCCTAAATCTGGTTCTGTTTCTATGTTGCAAAGTACTGATATTGGAATATATAATGCAGGAATACAGGAGGATAATTAAAGATAATTACCAGCCCCAACTAGCTACATCTATCCTTACTTCATTAGAAAAACCAAAGTTTAGCACTCGGTTTTCGATATCATTTCCAGAGCTATCTTTTTCTACTTTTCCCCAACCTCCTTTGGTTATTTTATAACTCATACTTTCCCCTTGGTAAGGAACGGTGATATAATATTTACCATCTTCTTGGGGCTCGAAAACTTGATTTTTATCTTCCGGGTCCCAACCATTTTTATCGGAGGCTAAATATATTTTCTCACCCTCCTCTGTGTTATCTGGAACTGAGTTTAGAATAATTTTCACCACCCTATTTCCACTTAAAATGGGCAGGTCTTTCCAGTTTTTTATTTCTGGTTTAATGATTAAAGTATCGAAATCACTATAGTTAAAGCCATAGGTTGGAAGCTCTGCACCATATTCATCCAAGGCAATGCTTTCCCACGAACCACGTGTGATTTTAAACTCAAAGTCACCTCTTTTTCTGGCTATATTCACATAGTATTTTCCATCCTCATCTTGCTTAAACATATAGCGAAGTCTTCCTGGGTTCCAATTATTAAAAGCTCCTGCAATATAAATATTGGCGCCTACTGGTGTTGATTCTGGAATCTTATCCAATACTAAAGTAATCGTATTACTTCCAATATCTTCTTGATCTTTCCACCTTTGAACATCAATATAAATGGTATCGGCAAACTCTAAATTGATTTGACGGTTGTCAATATCATAGCCATTTCGATCTACTTCTACAGTATACCATCCATCCCGAGTAATCTTATAATCCAAATACATTTTCATTCTTGGGAAGGAATAATAAAGCTGTCCTTTTCTGTTTTTTTGAAACTGACAGCTCCTATCTCCTGCCGTCCAAGAATTAAGTTTGCTGGCTAAATAGATGGGCTCATTTTTAGGTGTAAGCTTTGGAAGATTTTTAATTATTATGGTCACCCTATCTGGAGAACTTAATGGTAAATCCACCCAAGAATCTACAGTGACAACTAAAGTGTCTGATTCGCCAAATTTCAAGAGACGATTAGGGATTTCTTGGCCATATTCATCAGCTTCAGAGTTGGACAAATCACCACGAGTAATTTTATACTCCATGCTATTGACACCCTCAGGTCTTTCTATCTCCACATATAATTGACCATTTGCAGTTCTTCTAGCTATGGAAGCCTCATTAGGATTCCAAGAATTAAGGTCACTGGCAATGGCTATAATATCGTTTTTTGGAGTATTGGATGGTAACATATCTATTAAAAGCACACAGCGAGGACAGTTTATTGGATTAAGGTCACCCCAGCTTTCAATACTGTGATATACTGTGTCTCCATCATTTACTACTATCGTCCTATCTACTATCTCTTCGCCACAAATTCCTTTTTCTACAGTGGCCCAGTTTCCTCTTGTGAACTTGTATTCCACCTCTCCAAAACCAGCTGGCAAAGAAAAGTAATAATTAGAATCTTGGTCGAGTCTTAGTTCGTAGCGCTCCTCTCCTGGACTCCACATATTAAAATTTCCGGCCAAATAAATCGGATCGCCCAAGGGTGTATTTCCTGGGACATCATCCACCACCAAAACCACTCTATTGCAAGATGCAAAAAGTAAAAGGGCTAAAATTCCCCAAATCATCTTTATGTAAAATGGCTTTATCATTTATCTATCCAGTTTAAAAAGTCATTTACTTTGGCTCTACTGATAAGTACTTGATCTTCGGTTTTCGGTTCCAGTTCAATGAGGAGTCTGCTATTGAAATATTTGCTTATCTTTTTGATGGCCCACAATTGAACATAATAAGATCTGTTGATGCGGTAAAAAGAGTCGGGATTGAGTAGGCTGCTTAAGTGATCTAAAGAGTGATTGATAAAATATCGGTGTCCTTCTTTGTTTACCAATAATACTTCATTGTCTTCGGCTACAAAATAGGCCACGTCTTCAATGTCGATATACTTTATCTGTTCGCCCATTCGGGTCAGAAATCTAGATTTATATTTATTCTGGTTTAAAGTCAAAAGCTGCTGAATCTGCTCCATCTGAAACACAGAATTCTCTGGCTTCTGCTGAGTATGTAAGGAATCATATTTCTCTAATGCAGCATTTAAATCTTCTTGTTTTACGGGTTTTAGTAAATAATCGATGCTATTGACTTTAAAAGCTCTAATGGCATATTCATCGTAGGCGGTTGTGAAAACTATAGGAGCTTTTACCTCAATATGATTAAAGATTTCGAAGCTCAAACCATCGGAAAGCTGAATGTCGAAAAACATGAGATCAATGCCTGGTGTAGTATTAATATAATCCACCGCATCCTCCACACTATCTATGCAGCTGAGCACTTCAATATCTCTGTTGCTTTCAGTCAATAAACGCTGAAGCTCATATTGTGCATGAGGTTCGTCTTCAATAATTAATACTTTCATTATTTTACTGTGTTTAATAATGGGATTTTCACCATAAATGTGATTCCGTCATTTTCTATTTCTATCTTTTTATCAGTTAAAAAAGCATATCTGCTATCAATATTTTTTAAGCCCATTTCATGACTGTCTTCTTTATAAGTTTTGGGCTGCATATTATTCTTCACCCATAAATATCCTCCAGCTGTAAATATATCAATTTGTAGCGGTTTACTCTTCGATACTATATTATGTTTAATTGCATTCTCAATCAATAATTGCAAAGTTAATGGTGCAATAAGATATTTTTCAGCCAACTTCATAGCCTCCAAATTAACATTTAGATTCTTTTCAAATCGCAATTGCATCAGCATGATATAGGACGCTGCAAAGTTGATTTCTGTTTCCAGTGGTACTACTTCTTTATCTCTTTGATCGAGAATATAGCGATATACGTCGGAGAGTTTCCTAATGAAAAGGCTGGCATTCTCTTGATTCTTGTATACCAAAGAGGAAAGCGTATTGAGGCTATTGAACAAAAAGTGAGGGTTGAGTTGCGACCTCAATAACTCGAATCGGTATTCTGCATTTTTCTTTTTGAAACGTTCCAGTTCTGCCAGACTAAATCTCCATTTATTAAGCAGGAATATGCTCATCTCACCAACTGTAAATCCAAGAATGATGATCAGAATGACAATAGATTGGGTAGTTTCATCTTGCAAGGAAACGAAGCTATTATCTTGTTGAACCCATCTGAATCCCCATTTTATTCCCATCACCAAACCAATAGCAATCATGAAATCTAATAAAGATTGGTAACTCAGCCTTTTGATCAAGTCTTTATCCCAGGTAAACCGTCTGCTCAAAAAGCGATTGACAATGAATAAGGTTTCAAAAACTAAATAACTCAGGAAAATAGCTGCCACATACTCTTCGAATGGGCGCAATAGACGATAATTGGAGTAAAGCAAACTAAATACGATATCCATATTAAAGTTAAACGCAATACCCAATACAAGGCCGTAGCCATACCTCAATGTCTTATTTAGCTTAATTCCTTCTTTCATTATTATTTGGAGATGGGTTCTTCATCTCTATTATTTTTCAAAGGTATGAATTCTGTTTAGGCTTTCCATATTTCAAAGAACCGCTAAAAAGTTGTAAGAAGCACTATCTGATAGATAATGCTTCATTTGCAGTATTATTAATGGTTTGTGAATAAACGACTTTTCTATCTTTGATAATTTCAAAGGTATATTCTCCTTCAGGGAATTTTGATATATCATATTTAGCATCTACCAAAGCCCAAGACTTATAGCTCTTTCTGTATAAGGTTTTATAATTCTCTTTTACTCTGATAATGACTTTATCACCTATCTCTTTGGCCACTTCTACATTGACCATATCTGGTGAGCTCATATAAATGGAAGCTCGAAGGTCCTCTGTTTTATAGCAGCAAGAATCTGGTCTTTGTGCTTTTGAGAATTGTGCGAAGGAAAAGGTGGCGATGAATACCATTGCTAAAGTTAGGGTGAAAGTTTTCATGATGTTTGTTTTATATTGTTTATGGCTCAAAAGTATATGCAGAAGCTCCTTTTAGCAAACAGAAAACTGTGAAGTTTAGAATTTATGGGGTGAAGTGTATGGATTAGTATTTTAAACCTCAGCTCGATTATAATTCAAATCTAATGTATCATTGACTTTCTGTGGCAATGGTTTAATAATCGAGGTTATTATAAAGTCGAAAAATGCTATTTTTGTGCAAGTCTATCCTATAGAGAAGGTATTCGAAGAAAGAAGCATCTATGTTTATGATTATTATTTAGATGTTACTAATTAAAGTGCTTTCTCGAATAATAGGTATCGTATAAGTCAAGAAAAGAATTTCTTTTGGCAAAAGCATTCTGAGCTTTTTAAGATTATTTCTGAAACTGTACAATGAATATTTAACAAAAGGTCTAAGAATTATTTATTAACAAAAAGGCTTCATTACTTAGTGTTGAATTGCAATATGAAATTACTAGAAACCATACAAATACATAATGGCCAAGCAAAACGCCTAAGCTATCATAATGAGCGAATGAATAGATCACGCCATCAAATGATGTGTGCTATGGGAGATATTTATTTAGAGGAGGTTTTGAAAATTCCTGAGGAGTTACGAAAGGGAAAAGTAAAGTGTAGGGTTTTGTATGATGAGCAAGTGAGTAAAATTGAGTTTGAGCATTATCAAGAAAGAAGGATTGACTCTTTCCATCTTGTAGATACTCAGATAATTTATGATCACAAATTCGAAGACCGTCAACAATTTAATAAACTCAAATCAGGCTTTTTATCCTCCTCCGAAATTATCATGGTTAAAAATGGTTTTATTACAGATACTACCTATAGTAATTTGATTTTTAGGGATAAAAATGAGAACTGGCTTACCCCAAGTACTCCGCTATTATTAGGTACGCAAAGAGAGTTTCTTTTAGATGAAGGCATCGTAGAGGAATCTGAAATAAAAGTAAGTGATTTAGATCAATTCACCCATTTTATGATGATTAATGCTATGCTCGATTTTGATGAAGAAAGAGCTATAGATATAAAATCAATTATAGATGCATAATCATTCTTAAAAGCCATTATCTTTACACTTTATTAAATATCACACCTATGAAATCGTTTACTTATCCTCTGTTGCTTTCGGCTCTTTTGTTTGGTCTGATATTTACAGCTTGTAAAAAAGATGAAAGAGAAGTAGCGGTCGAACCTGAACAAAAAACAACACACGTTTTTGTGACCAGCAGCCCAGAATCAAATGTGTATATTACAGCCATTGAAGTTCGTATTGATCATGAGGAATGGTCAGAATCTCTCATGGGTGTAGGTCAAGCCATATTTCCAAGTGAAACACAAGATTATTACATTAATATTCCAAAAAACAAGGCCTGTGAATTCAGATTGGGCGTTTTTTCAGATAGCCTTTATGTGTCTATGTTACATCTTCAAGAATATTGGGATGATTTTTATTATCCATATATTTTAGGTAATAAAGACATTGACTCTATCACTTTAAAAGTTAAACAGAATCAATATACAGGTTTTGTTAGTGTGAGTGCCAATTAATAAAGTCTAAACCAAAACGAAATTCAAAAACAACTTCACTTTGCACGAATATGTATTCAATTAAACCAGAAAGAAGTTAGACTCTCTTTCTCAACTAAAGGTTTTTTATCTTTACTTATAAATGATAAAGCTATGAAAAAGATATTTTTAATACTAATGCTTCCTGCCTTTTTACTCTTGAGCTCTATGTCGGGTTGTGAGAAAGATGAAGGAGACGAACCCGTTGTAACAAATAGCATACTACATGTGGAATTCGCAAATGATGAAAATTCTGAAGTTTCGATAACCATTGTTGAGATGCGCCCTCATGGAAATGCTGGTGAGGCTGATGCTGGACCCATAGGAGATTGGACAGGCAATATATTACCCACAGGAACTGTATTGGCTCCAGGGCAATCGGTAAATATGGATTTAAGTATTCCAAACTTATATTGGAATGAATATCGCTTGGGTATTCTGTTGGACGATGGCACTACTATCATGCTTCATGAACAAGAAGGTTGGAATAATGAAACGGGACCACCAATCACTCACTGGGGAAGTGATAGTAGAAGAGTTAATGTGACTGTTCAATATCATGAAGAA comes from the Lentimicrobium sp. L6 genome and includes:
- a CDS encoding aminotransferase class IV; translation: MKLLETIQIHNGQAKRLSYHNERMNRSRHQMMCAMGDIYLEEVLKIPEELRKGKVKCRVLYDEQVSKIEFEHYQERRIDSFHLVDTQIIYDHKFEDRQQFNKLKSGFLSSSEIIMVKNGFITDTTYSNLIFRDKNENWLTPSTPLLLGTQREFLLDEGIVEESEIKVSDLDQFTHFMMINAMLDFDEERAIDIKSIIDA
- a CDS encoding T9SS type A sorting domain-containing protein yields the protein MKRIFILFLLLGLVWQVNAQHSNVIIAQGNGLSEPSIFVDPNNPDHLVAGAIIDKYYVSNDGGANWSGGSLNSSHGVWGDPCLIVDGNGDYYYFHLSNPSNGSWIDRIVCQKSTDGGLTWTDGNYMGLNGSKAQDKHWAVVDYTNNNIYVTWTQFDNYGTSNPLDFSNILFSKSTDNGESWTDAIQINQISGDCVDEGNTTEGAVPAVGPNGEIYVSWAGPAGLVFDKSLDQGETWLEEDIYVSDIPGPGWAFDIPGISRCNGLPITCCNLSETEYNGDIYINWSDQRNGADDTDVWFIKSTDGGETWGERKRVNDDPPGKQQFFTWMTVDQVTGYIWFVFYDRRAYEDSNTDVYMAVSTDGGESFLNFKISETPFLPYSSTFFGDYNNISAHNNMVRPIWTRLEGSSPKIMTALVNEHIIGEEELETIPFSLQQNSPNPFDESTYISFKLRSSEEVTLAVYDMYGRAVSVLVNHEQMNRGKYTYHFNAYDYNLSSGVYYFSLVSGNHKLEKKMLLLK
- a CDS encoding sensor histidine kinase, whose protein sequence is MKEGIKLNKTLRYGYGLVLGIAFNFNMDIVFSLLYSNYRLLRPFEEYVAAIFLSYLVFETLFIVNRFLSRRFTWDKDLIKRLSYQSLLDFMIAIGLVMGIKWGFRWVQQDNSFVSLQDETTQSIVILIIILGFTVGEMSIFLLNKWRFSLAELERFKKKNAEYRFELLRSQLNPHFLFNSLNTLSSLVYKNQENASLFIRKLSDVYRYILDQRDKEVVPLETEINFAASYIMLMQLRFEKNLNVNLEAMKLAEKYLIAPLTLQLLIENAIKHNIVSKSKPLQIDIFTAGGYLWVKNNMQPKTYKEDSHEMGLKNIDSRYAFLTDKKIEIENDGITFMVKIPLLNTVK
- a CDS encoding LytTR family DNA-binding domain-containing protein; this translates as MKVLIIEDEPHAQYELQRLLTESNRDIEVLSCIDSVEDAVDYINTTPGIDLMFFDIQLSDGLSFEIFNHIEVKAPIVFTTAYDEYAIRAFKVNSIDYLLKPVKQEDLNAALEKYDSLHTQQKPENSVFQMEQIQQLLTLNQNKYKSRFLTRMGEQIKYIDIEDVAYFVAEDNEVLLVNKEGHRYFINHSLDHLSSLLNPDSFYRINRSYYVQLWAIKKISKYFNSRLLIELEPKTEDQVLISRAKVNDFLNWIDK
- the zupT gene encoding zinc transporter ZupT — translated: MDWNAILFAFSLTLFAGLSTGIGSIISLVAKRTNTAFLTVSLGFSAGVMIYVSFVEIFPKAREELVADIGIVAGNWVTVLSFFGGMALIAIIDKFIPNIENPHEIRNVEDLKTGKNLQDSDKLMRTGIYTALAIGIHNFPEGLATFTAALRDPQLGIPIAIAIAIHNIPEGIAVAVPIYYATGNKRKAFWYSFLSGLSEPVGALIGFAILMPFMSASVFGILFAGVAGVMVFISLDELLPSAREYGEHHLSIYGLVAGMIVMAVSLLMFL